A stretch of Actinomadura rubteroloni DNA encodes these proteins:
- a CDS encoding helix-turn-helix transcriptional regulator, producing the protein MNLPELGAFLRTRRDRIRPAEVGLPQGPRRRVPGLRREEVAQLAGLSADYYTELERGSAKNGVQPSPQTLAALARALRLNGDERDHLFHLAERPVPPSAHGPSAHVQPALLGLLDRLSNTPARVITDLHETLVENDLARNLLGKSPAHRGPAASFVYRWFTDPQARERYPHEDHPHHSRVFVADLQAAAARRGRDAEVTKMIAVLRRRSEEFAALWDTHDVAVRRMDHKKIVHPTLGVIELDCYNLLSEDGRQRLLWFTAPPGSPGAEQLELLSVIGTQDLSVTEDTAPDRLPAAESGSQR; encoded by the coding sequence GTGAACCTTCCAGAACTCGGCGCCTTCCTCAGGACACGCCGCGACCGCATCCGTCCTGCCGAGGTCGGTCTCCCCCAAGGCCCGCGCCGTCGCGTCCCCGGGCTGCGCCGCGAGGAAGTCGCCCAGTTGGCGGGGCTGTCGGCCGACTACTACACCGAGCTGGAACGCGGCAGCGCAAAGAATGGCGTGCAGCCCTCGCCCCAGACCCTGGCGGCCCTCGCCCGAGCCCTGCGCCTGAACGGCGACGAGCGCGACCACCTGTTCCACCTGGCCGAACGGCCGGTCCCGCCCTCAGCACACGGACCGTCGGCACACGTGCAGCCCGCACTTCTCGGACTCCTGGACCGGCTGTCCAACACGCCCGCGCGCGTCATCACCGATCTGCACGAGACCCTGGTGGAGAACGACCTGGCCCGGAACCTGCTCGGCAAGTCCCCGGCACACCGCGGCCCGGCGGCGAGCTTCGTGTACCGCTGGTTCACCGACCCGCAGGCGCGCGAGAGATACCCGCACGAGGACCACCCCCACCACTCCCGGGTGTTCGTGGCCGACCTCCAGGCAGCGGCCGCCCGGCGCGGCAGGGACGCGGAGGTCACGAAGATGATCGCTGTGCTACGCCGTCGTAGCGAGGAGTTCGCAGCCCTCTGGGACACCCACGACGTCGCGGTGCGCCGCATGGACCACAAGAAGATCGTCCACCCGACGCTCGGCGTCATCGAACTCGACTGCTACAACCTGCTCAGCGAGGACGGACGCCAGCGCCTGCTGTGGTTCACCGCACCGCCCGGAAGCCCGGGAGCCGAGCAGCTGGAACTGCTGTCCGTCATAGGAACCCAGGACCTGAGCGTCACCGAGGACACTGCACCGGACAGGTTGCCCGCGGCGGAATCCGGATCGCAGCGCTGA